Proteins encoded together in one Bombiscardovia nodaiensis window:
- a CDS encoding sugar translocase, with protein MRKLIQQLAKFGVVGVIAFIIDIGVMNLIIHFHVSNIIASTVSFLVSLAFNYLASMKYVFTHRDDMARWMEVVVFFVSSAIGLGINEVVIWLGTSMLPANAISTMHAKYVLYSNGAKIAATVIVAIWNFIIRKWLLDAPAPGKASSQTSFAHRLGAFSLTHRPFGWK; from the coding sequence GTGCGAAAACTGATTCAACAGCTGGCGAAGTTCGGTGTCGTAGGTGTGATTGCCTTCATCATCGACATTGGCGTGATGAACCTCATTATTCACTTCCATGTGAGCAACATCATCGCCTCCACCGTCTCCTTCCTCGTCTCCCTGGCCTTCAACTACCTGGCCAGCATGAAGTACGTCTTCACCCACCGCGACGACATGGCCCGGTGGATGGAAGTGGTGGTGTTCTTCGTCTCCTCCGCCATCGGCCTGGGCATCAACGAAGTGGTCATCTGGCTAGGCACCTCCATGCTCCCAGCCAACGCCATCTCCACCATGCACGCCAAGTACGTGCTCTACTCCAACGGTGCCAAAATCGCTGCCACCGTCATCGTGGCTATTTGGAATTTCATCATCCGCAAGTGGCTCCTAGACGCACCAGCGCCGGGCAAGGCCAGCTCGCAGACCTCCTTCGCCCACCGCTTGGGCGCTTTCTCCCTGACCCACCGTCCCTTCGGCTGGAAGTGA
- a CDS encoding MFS transporter — MPSQVIAAVKEAGHRILGGYAELLHMPGTARYAVGAVIASMPAPMVGMTITISVQHSYGSYSLAGALTATQAISMAVVGPVLGKLVDKFGQRRTAIPTMIVWMVAAASLITAITLRAPAWVLYCLAPFMAAIPPWGAMSRRRWTMLLKGDRVRTERALSLCGVFDEAMWVVGNPLASILAVYSGILAFAFTGACVLIGAIMFLGAMGTEPPSQSELARREGITRKEYRAKQEALQAELQGAKGKSSFWSAGLIAVCVTWFGLGAFQSAASISIISFATEQGMKQMTGFVFACFSFSSLIGALLYGAKSWTIPLWKRFYFCLLVVNLGIASFLFAHNLWTIMIIYLLIGVCQSPTWINGNQLMLHLVPPIRFTEGMAWLNAMNSIGSSAGSAIAGVFIDHYGSRGGFGVVSTLALTSLLIAFVGFKQIRTSTEQPDLTLLSA, encoded by the coding sequence ATGCCCAGCCAGGTCATCGCCGCCGTTAAAGAGGCAGGCCACCGCATTTTAGGCGGTTACGCAGAACTCTTGCACATGCCAGGTACCGCCCGTTACGCCGTGGGTGCCGTCATCGCGTCCATGCCAGCCCCCATGGTAGGCATGACCATCACCATTTCGGTGCAGCACTCCTATGGCTCTTACTCGCTCGCAGGCGCTCTGACCGCCACCCAAGCCATTTCCATGGCCGTAGTGGGCCCTGTCCTGGGCAAGTTGGTCGACAAGTTCGGCCAGCGCCGCACCGCCATCCCCACCATGATCGTCTGGATGGTCGCCGCCGCCAGCCTGATTACCGCCATCACCCTGCGCGCCCCAGCCTGGGTGCTCTACTGCCTGGCGCCGTTCATGGCCGCCATCCCGCCTTGGGGAGCTATGAGCCGCCGCCGCTGGACCATGCTTTTGAAGGGCGACCGCGTCCGCACTGAGCGGGCCCTGTCCCTGTGCGGCGTGTTCGACGAAGCCATGTGGGTGGTGGGCAACCCCCTGGCCTCGATTCTGGCCGTCTACTCGGGAATCCTGGCCTTCGCCTTCACCGGTGCCTGCGTGCTCATCGGCGCCATCATGTTCCTGGGAGCCATGGGCACCGAGCCGCCCTCCCAGAGCGAGCTGGCCCGCCGCGAGGGCATTACCCGCAAGGAGTACCGCGCCAAGCAGGAGGCCCTCCAGGCCGAGCTCCAGGGCGCCAAAGGCAAGTCCTCCTTCTGGAGCGCCGGCCTGATTGCCGTGTGTGTCACCTGGTTCGGCCTGGGTGCCTTCCAGTCCGCGGCCTCCATCTCGATTATTTCCTTCGCCACCGAGCAGGGCATGAAGCAGATGACCGGCTTCGTTTTCGCCTGCTTCTCCTTCTCCTCCCTGATTGGCGCCCTCCTGTACGGGGCCAAGAGCTGGACGATTCCGCTGTGGAAGCGCTTCTACTTCTGCCTGCTCGTGGTCAACTTGGGCATTGCCTCCTTCCTCTTTGCCCACAATTTGTGGACGATCATGATCATCTACCTGCTCATCGGCGTCTGCCAGTCCCCCACCTGGATCAACGGCAACCAGCTCATGCTCCACCTGGTGCCGCCCATCCGCTTTACCGAGGGCATGGCCTGGCTCAACGCCATGAACTCCATCGGCTCCTCCGCGGGCTCAGCCATAGCGGGCGTGTTCATTGACCACTACGGCTCCCGCGGCGGCTTCGGCGTGGTCTCGACCCTGGCCCTGACCAGCCTGCTGATTGCCTTCGTGGGCTTCAAACAGATTCGCACCTCCACCGAGCAGCCCGACTTAACGCTCCTGTCAGCCTAA
- the rmlB2 gene encoding dTDP-glucose 4,6-dehydratase, giving the protein MSDESIQRPLITGGAGFIGSNFVHYLSSQAPSVHPVVFDALTYAANVQNLNGIDPASYDFVCGDIRDGEVLERVVSDYQIDAIVNFAAESHNDNSIVDAAPFISTNVVGTYTLLELARRHNLRFHQVSTDEVYGDLALDDPGRFTESSPYRPSSPYSASKAAADHLVRAWFRTYGVRVTLSNCSNNYGPRQHVEKFIPRQITNILDGRRPRLYGDGSAVRDWIGVEDDCSAIWTIVTRGQIGQTYLIGANGEHSNREVLELILQLMGRPGDDYIQVADRPGGDRRYALDASKLTQQLDWQPKQRDFTAGLAATIDWYRVHRDWWQSSKARTEERYLSQGH; this is encoded by the coding sequence ATGAGTGATGAGTCCATCCAGCGTCCCCTCATTACCGGGGGAGCTGGTTTCATCGGCTCTAACTTCGTTCACTACCTCAGCAGTCAAGCCCCATCCGTCCATCCAGTTGTCTTTGATGCTCTGACCTATGCGGCCAACGTACAGAACCTGAATGGAATTGACCCAGCTAGTTATGACTTTGTTTGTGGTGATATTCGTGACGGCGAAGTCCTTGAGAGAGTGGTGAGCGACTACCAAATTGACGCTATCGTCAACTTTGCTGCCGAGTCCCATAACGACAATTCGATTGTTGATGCGGCCCCTTTTATCAGCACGAATGTGGTGGGCACATACACCTTGCTGGAGCTGGCCCGTCGCCACAATTTGCGCTTCCACCAGGTGTCGACTGACGAGGTGTACGGGGATTTAGCCCTGGATGATCCTGGTCGTTTTACTGAGTCAAGCCCTTATCGGCCTTCAAGCCCATATTCGGCCTCGAAAGCTGCCGCCGACCACTTAGTGCGGGCTTGGTTTCGCACGTATGGGGTGCGGGTAACGCTTTCGAACTGCTCCAACAATTATGGTCCCCGCCAGCATGTGGAGAAATTCATACCCCGACAGATTACGAACATCCTCGACGGCCGCCGGCCCCGCCTCTATGGGGACGGCAGCGCGGTGCGGGATTGGATTGGTGTGGAAGATGACTGCTCGGCGATTTGGACGATTGTGACCCGTGGGCAGATTGGACAGACCTATTTAATCGGTGCGAACGGCGAGCATTCAAATCGGGAGGTTCTTGAGCTGATTTTGCAGCTAATGGGTCGCCCAGGTGATGACTATATTCAAGTAGCTGATCGTCCTGGGGGAGATCGCCGCTACGCTCTCGACGCCAGTAAGCTGACGCAGCAGCTCGACTGGCAGCCAAAGCAGCGTGATTTTACAGCAGGTTTAGCGGCGACTATTGACTGGTATCGGGTGCACCGCGATTGGTGGCAGTCTTCGAAGGCACGCACCGAAGAGCGATATCTGAGCCAGGGACACTGA
- the rpsR gene encoding 30S ribosomal protein S18: MSRKRPQAPVKPIKKKPNPLSVAKVHEIDYKDVALLRKFISDRGKIRSRRITGVTVQQQREISKAIKNAREMALLPYQTTGR; the protein is encoded by the coding sequence ATGTCACGTAAAAGGCCGCAAGCGCCGGTCAAGCCGATCAAGAAGAAGCCGAACCCACTGAGCGTGGCCAAGGTCCACGAGATTGACTATAAGGACGTAGCCCTGCTGCGCAAGTTCATCTCCGACCGCGGCAAGATTCGTTCTCGCCGCATCACCGGCGTGACCGTTCAGCAGCAGCGGGAGATCTCCAAGGCCATTAAGAACGCCCGCGAGATGGCCCTGCTGCCCTACCAGACCACCGGTCGCTGA
- a CDS encoding type-2 fimbrial major subunit, whose translation MSVRNVVRAAGGLLVAATVASFGLVGVVSAAPSTPSFGDIDQAKKGSLIIHKHERQNGTNAVAEPDGSASISTPGIDGVKFTVFPVAGLDMTKPETWDMISTWSAPAYVDTVNASTIQLGTAPNVHGLDTAGKKEVTTAGGGLATVSDLPVGLYLVAETERPSNVVDIAQPFLVSIPFPDHGNTKGWLYDVNVYPKNGVGSIDKTVSEQTGLGLGSVASFPVTVSVPKLADNANFKYYIVHDPMDSRLKSLGVASVVLEDGTPVPAANYTATVTGQDVDLSFTQAGLTWLKAQAGKKITVTFKGVVDSLGNGVVTNQAFLYSDTDTSATPPVTPPVTPPANPPTPPESPIVHQNWGDLVISKIDSGDHATGLSGAKFEVYAAQDPYAADCSNAQSTGTALTVGSDVSFVTGADGKVKIAGLFVSDSKNAPVDATQRCYVLKEIQAPTGYVLPTGAAAFTPVAVKTGVTSGVDVTIENSKNNMPPLPLTGAAGLVVLTVAGVLLLSGALFLVIRRQTAHSGQ comes from the coding sequence ATGAGTGTTCGTAATGTGGTTCGTGCTGCTGGGGGGCTGTTGGTGGCTGCCACGGTGGCGTCGTTTGGTTTGGTGGGGGTGGTTTCGGCTGCTCCTTCGACTCCCTCGTTTGGTGATATTGATCAAGCGAAGAAGGGGTCGTTGATTATTCATAAGCATGAGCGTCAGAATGGGACGAATGCTGTGGCGGAGCCTGATGGGAGTGCGAGTATTAGTACTCCTGGTATTGATGGGGTGAAGTTCACGGTGTTCCCGGTTGCTGGTTTGGATATGACCAAGCCTGAGACGTGGGATATGATTTCAACGTGGTCGGCTCCCGCGTATGTGGATACTGTGAATGCGTCGACTATCCAGTTGGGTACGGCTCCTAATGTGCATGGGTTGGATACGGCTGGTAAGAAGGAGGTGACTACTGCTGGTGGTGGTCTGGCGACGGTGTCTGACCTGCCGGTGGGGTTGTATTTGGTGGCTGAGACTGAGCGGCCGTCGAATGTGGTGGATATTGCTCAACCGTTTTTGGTGTCGATTCCTTTTCCTGATCATGGGAATACGAAGGGTTGGCTCTATGATGTGAATGTGTACCCGAAGAATGGTGTGGGTTCTATTGATAAAACGGTGAGCGAGCAGACTGGCTTGGGTTTGGGGTCTGTGGCGTCGTTCCCGGTGACGGTGAGTGTGCCGAAGTTGGCGGATAACGCGAATTTTAAGTATTACATTGTGCATGATCCCATGGATTCGAGGTTGAAGAGTTTGGGTGTGGCTTCGGTCGTGCTGGAGGATGGTACGCCGGTGCCGGCGGCTAATTATACGGCGACGGTGACGGGCCAGGATGTGGACTTGTCGTTCACGCAGGCTGGGTTGACGTGGTTGAAAGCCCAGGCTGGTAAGAAGATTACGGTCACGTTTAAGGGTGTGGTGGACTCGCTGGGTAATGGTGTGGTCACGAACCAGGCGTTCCTGTACTCGGATACGGATACGTCCGCGACCCCTCCCGTCACCCCTCCGGTGACGCCTCCTGCGAACCCGCCCACCCCTCCGGAGAGCCCGATTGTGCACCAGAACTGGGGTGACCTGGTGATCAGCAAGATTGATTCGGGTGATCATGCGACGGGCTTGTCGGGTGCGAAGTTTGAGGTGTACGCGGCTCAAGACCCGTATGCGGCTGATTGTTCGAACGCGCAGTCCACGGGCACGGCGTTAACAGTGGGCTCGGATGTGTCGTTTGTGACGGGCGCGGATGGCAAGGTGAAGATTGCTGGCCTGTTTGTCTCGGATTCGAAGAACGCTCCGGTGGATGCCACGCAACGCTGCTACGTGCTGAAGGAGATTCAAGCACCTACCGGATACGTGCTACCCACGGGTGCGGCTGCGTTTACGCCAGTAGCGGTGAAGACTGGGGTGACTTCTGGCGTGGATGTGACCATTGAGAATAGTAAGAACAACATGCCTCCTCTACCGTTGACTGGTGCTGCTGGCCTGGTCGTACTCACCGTAGCTGGTGTCTTGCTACTGTCTGGCGCCCTGTTCCTGGTGATCCGCAGGCAGACTGCTCACTCAGGGCAGTGA
- the rplI gene encoding 50S ribosomal protein L9, producing MAKLSKVILTTTVGDLGHSGDVIEVKPGYARNYLIPKGLAFTWTKGAASQIESMRRARRAKLMATREDAVAAKGAIEGTVVELKAKVSESGKLFGSISVEAIAQALSSKAPVEARSIKVDPIKTPGEFPATVALHPEISAAFTVKVTGEK from the coding sequence ATGGCAAAGTTAAGTAAAGTTATTCTCACCACCACGGTCGGTGATTTGGGCCACTCTGGCGACGTGATTGAAGTCAAGCCTGGTTATGCTCGTAACTACCTGATTCCCAAGGGCCTGGCCTTCACCTGGACCAAGGGTGCTGCTTCGCAGATTGAGTCCATGCGCCGCGCCCGTCGCGCCAAGCTGATGGCCACCCGCGAGGATGCCGTCGCCGCTAAGGGCGCCATTGAGGGCACCGTCGTCGAGCTCAAGGCCAAGGTCTCTGAGTCCGGCAAGCTCTTCGGCTCTATCTCCGTGGAGGCCATCGCTCAGGCCCTGTCCTCCAAGGCTCCAGTCGAGGCGCGCTCCATCAAGGTAGACCCCATCAAGACTCCGGGTGAGTTCCCCGCAACGGTAGCTCTTCACCCCGAAATCTCCGCCGCATTCACCGTCAAGGTGACCGGCGAAAAGTGA
- a CDS encoding phosphoglycerate mutase, translated as MPATTIHFVRHGQVYNPEHVLYERLPGFHLSERGVRMAQATAQFVAENPATQSLAAIYSSPLDRTKETADIVCQAVNQARRVRQEKPLSVQFDQRLIEAGNNFRGKRIGRGDGALWRDGNWRLLTNLMKPSWGESYRSIASRMTDFTYEQVARYPGQQILVVSHESPIWTLRHLLETGRPEHNMFLRHAALASITSITFDSSTQKVLGITYADPAGGVQ; from the coding sequence TTGCCAGCTACGACGATTCACTTTGTTCGCCACGGGCAGGTCTACAACCCCGAGCACGTCCTCTACGAGCGCCTGCCGGGATTTCACCTGTCTGAGCGCGGGGTGCGGATGGCCCAGGCTACGGCCCAGTTCGTAGCCGAGAACCCCGCCACACAGTCGCTGGCAGCCATCTACTCTTCGCCCTTGGACCGCACAAAAGAGACTGCGGACATCGTCTGCCAGGCCGTCAACCAGGCCCGGCGAGTCCGGCAGGAGAAGCCGCTGAGCGTGCAGTTTGACCAGCGGCTGATTGAGGCCGGCAACAACTTTCGGGGCAAGCGCATAGGCCGGGGCGATGGAGCCCTCTGGCGCGACGGGAACTGGCGGCTCCTGACGAACCTGATGAAGCCGTCTTGGGGGGAGTCCTACCGGTCCATTGCCAGCCGGATGACCGACTTTACCTACGAGCAAGTCGCGCGCTATCCGGGTCAGCAGATTCTGGTCGTCAGCCACGAGTCGCCCATTTGGACCCTCCGCCACCTGTTGGAGACCGGCAGGCCCGAGCACAATATGTTCTTAAGGCACGCGGCTCTGGCCTCAATCACGTCCATCACCTTCGACTCCAGTACGCAAAAGGTGTTGGGT
- the rgpDc gene encoding sugar ABC transporter codes for MRQERRPEDPVRVDPRAYLKAPVVLSVNHVSKDFRLPTEQATGLKQAFINWTKGIKGYRQLQVLRDIDFQVHQGEFFGIVGRNGGGKSTLLKLISQIYYPETGSISVQGKLVPFIELGVGFNPELTGRENVYLNGALLGFSREQVDGMYDDIVEFAELGEFMDQKLKNYSSGMQVRLAFSVAIKAQGDILVLDEVLAVGDEAFQRKCDDFFTEIKKDPTKTVILVTHDMGSVKKYCTRAMMIADGKMQAIGDPESISQQYTLANLEAERVEAEARQEALGGYANGLNERCPILRTRPVSPQVNSGKEPFRFSVEYQYDEPGDFYLAVAVHDIRRGGITYDTGPKVMKMRHHGHHTVEFDMPLDIFNNGEFRLITSLRTPSLTDPRGTDAVGVALDENACDFVIRNDRNGDYALLSDRALTISPVSSADVEEEDQN; via the coding sequence ATGCGTCAGGAGAGACGACCAGAAGATCCTGTCCGCGTTGATCCTCGAGCCTACTTGAAGGCCCCGGTGGTGCTTTCGGTCAACCATGTGTCTAAGGACTTTAGGCTGCCCACTGAGCAGGCTACGGGCTTAAAGCAGGCGTTCATCAATTGGACTAAGGGCATCAAAGGTTACCGGCAGCTCCAGGTCTTGAGAGACATCGATTTTCAAGTCCATCAGGGTGAGTTCTTCGGTATTGTCGGGCGTAACGGAGGTGGCAAGTCCACCCTCTTGAAGCTTATTAGCCAGATTTACTACCCTGAGACCGGTTCGATTAGCGTTCAGGGCAAACTAGTTCCCTTCATCGAGTTGGGCGTGGGGTTCAACCCCGAGCTGACGGGCAGGGAGAACGTCTACCTGAACGGCGCGCTGCTGGGCTTTTCCCGGGAGCAAGTCGATGGTATGTACGACGACATCGTCGAGTTTGCTGAGCTGGGTGAATTCATGGACCAGAAGCTCAAAAACTACTCTTCCGGCATGCAGGTGCGGCTGGCGTTTTCGGTGGCCATCAAAGCTCAGGGTGACATTTTGGTCTTGGACGAGGTTCTAGCTGTGGGTGATGAAGCTTTCCAGCGCAAGTGTGACGACTTCTTTACTGAAATCAAGAAAGATCCCACGAAGACCGTCATCTTGGTGACTCACGATATGGGTTCGGTGAAAAAGTACTGTACCCGCGCCATGATGATTGCTGATGGCAAGATGCAAGCTATTGGTGACCCTGAGTCTATTTCCCAGCAGTACACGCTAGCCAACTTGGAAGCTGAGCGGGTCGAGGCTGAGGCTAGGCAGGAAGCCCTGGGAGGCTATGCCAATGGACTCAACGAGCGCTGCCCGATTTTGCGCACGCGGCCAGTCTCCCCTCAGGTCAACTCTGGCAAGGAGCCTTTCCGCTTCAGCGTGGAGTATCAGTACGACGAGCCGGGTGATTTTTACTTGGCTGTAGCTGTGCACGATATCCGCCGTGGGGGTATCACTTACGACACGGGCCCCAAGGTGATGAAGATGAGGCATCACGGCCATCACACGGTCGAGTTTGACATGCCCTTGGACATCTTCAACAATGGCGAGTTTCGCTTGATTACTTCCTTGCGCACTCCAAGTCTCACTGATCCTAGGGGTACGGACGCAGTGGGTGTGGCCTTGGATGAAAACGCCTGCGACTTCGTGATTCGCAACGATCGCAATGGCGATTACGCCCTCCTGAGCGACCGCGCACTCACGATTTCACCTGTGAGCTCCGCTGATGTGGAGGAAGAGGACCAAAACTAA
- a CDS encoding transport permease protein — translation MNQLTSNAKKRYGYAVTVLRGLVKTDFKLRYQGSFLGIAWSVLKPLMLFCVMYLVFAKFLRMSDGTPTYPVVLLLGISSWQFVTESTNIGLRSVVDRGDLLRKIHFPNYIVVVSATIGALISYGINLVVVLIFALLTRVQFTWRVILLPINVAELYAITLALTLLMATMYVYFRDIAHIWEVLQQLIFYAMPIIYPLSFATNRGGTLAVLARLELINPIAQSIQDIRHNFIAPLTQPTVWNQFERVWIQMIPVVLTLVLLWLSVYLFRKNSRKFAEVM, via the coding sequence GTGAATCAGCTGACATCTAACGCTAAAAAACGGTATGGTTACGCGGTGACCGTGCTGAGAGGCCTGGTGAAAACCGACTTCAAGCTGCGCTACCAGGGCTCCTTTTTAGGCATCGCCTGGTCAGTATTGAAGCCTTTGATGCTCTTTTGCGTCATGTATTTGGTCTTCGCCAAGTTCCTGCGCATGTCGGACGGTACCCCCACGTATCCGGTGGTTCTGCTCTTAGGTATCTCCTCATGGCAGTTCGTTACTGAGTCGACCAATATTGGCCTGCGTTCCGTGGTGGACAGAGGCGATTTACTGCGTAAGATTCACTTCCCTAACTATATTGTTGTCGTCTCAGCCACGATTGGTGCCCTCATTAGTTACGGTATCAACCTGGTTGTAGTGCTGATTTTCGCCCTGCTTACGCGGGTACAGTTCACTTGGCGGGTTATTCTGCTGCCTATCAACGTGGCAGAGCTCTACGCCATCACCTTGGCTCTGACCTTGCTGATGGCTACCATGTACGTTTACTTCCGTGACATTGCACATATTTGGGAAGTTTTGCAGCAGCTGATTTTCTACGCGATGCCCATTATCTATCCGCTGAGTTTTGCTACCAATCGCGGCGGTACTTTGGCTGTGCTGGCTCGCCTGGAGCTCATCAATCCCATTGCCCAATCTATTCAGGATATCCGCCACAATTTCATCGCTCCACTTACGCAGCCCACAGTGTGGAATCAGTTTGAGAGGGTGTGGATTCAAATGATTCCAGTGGTTTTGACCCTGGTCTTGCTCTGGCTCAGCGTCTACCTGTTCCGCAAGAACAGCCGTAAATTCGCGGAGGTGATGTAA